In the Mya arenaria isolate MELC-2E11 chromosome 11, ASM2691426v1 genome, one interval contains:
- the LOC128209188 gene encoding mammalian ependymin-related protein 1-like codes for MVFPQHLAALYSPRRADMLAIVVFALLSLAFGQTPTPCQSPMEWTGQRMVIDSSKSFYERARVYYDATNKRVRHVEEIEQGRERDFYDVLYLFNEKKEYRVNLHTKKCNVTTLTREFRPVGVPADAKFFGVAEIGAPNIPLEHLTTVTFGGNYTTDKVRYLTTVTSPDCVPIADNYYNDVTGYVETRYFEIRPGTVDPAHFQPDSSCM; via the exons ATGGTATTCCCACAACATTTAGCCGCCTTGTACTCCCCGAGACGTGCAGACATGTTGGCCATCGTCGTGTTCGCTCTGTTGTCCCTTGCCTTCGGGCAGACGCCGACGCCATGCC AGTCTCCGATGGAATGGACAGGGCAGCGCATGGTG ATCGACAGCAGCAAGTCGTTCTACGAGCGTGCCCGTGTGTACTACGATGCCACAAACAAGCGCGTGCGTCACGTGGAGGAGATCGAACAGGGCCGTGAGAGAGACTTCTATGACGTGTTGTATCTCTTTAACGAG AAAAAGGAATATCGCGTCAATCTACACACAAAGAAGTGTAACGTCACCACCCTGACTCGCGAATTTCGGCCAGTTGGTGTCCCGGCCGACGCCAAGTTTTTTGGAGTGGCAGAGATTGGAGCACCGAACATCCCACTAGAGCACCTGACCACTGTGACCTTCGGTGGGAATTATACCACGGACAAAG TGCGTTACTTGACCACCGTGACATCACCAGACTGTGTACCGATCGCCGACAACTACTACAATGACGTTACTGGATACGTTGAAACCAG GTATTTTGAGATTAGACCTGGCACCGTGGACCCGGCGCATTTCCAGCCTGATAGCAGTTGCATGTAA